The Actinomadura sp. WMMB 499 genome includes a window with the following:
- the mptB gene encoding polyprenol phosphomannose-dependent alpha 1,6 mannosyltransferase MptB, with translation MTRPAPAGLGGCGLAAAGASALCFLATALLGPSAFQPALPGAAAEPPYAFAADPSPYLVTGLVVAGIVLGAAGLGCCFAAARRGWTVRPLPLVWTGLAVAAAFAFVPPVGSSDHLNYASYGRMAATGHAPYTTTAADVPHDPVIGAAEEWRTTPSVYGPITTGGQAFASWIGGDSVKLTVFALSAVNVAAFALTAWILYKTSRTRARRLRTALLWTCNPLLLYHLISGGHNDVLAIAPMVAALAVFTGHGWGRALAAGALTGAGAAIKLPAALVGGGPAWRLLRDPHARLRLLALFGSAGAAVAAAYALAGPHALDQINRASDMVSFATPWHLLDDAMGRGSNRDLIKLGVLVLAVTLFALLVRALPGDGDTEHTRVSTALVLAWLLAAPYELPWYDGFGWALLALLPWTRIDWILLAHTTALSFAYLPARAPELTGMPDDLSWLFTIVRPTVVPWTLVAVLLALVILCLRSGRSPATAAPPRASAASRG, from the coding sequence GTGACCCGCCCGGCTCCGGCCGGCCTCGGGGGCTGCGGGCTCGCCGCCGCCGGCGCGAGCGCGCTCTGCTTCCTCGCGACGGCCCTGCTGGGGCCGTCCGCGTTCCAGCCCGCGCTGCCCGGAGCCGCCGCCGAACCCCCTTACGCCTTCGCCGCCGACCCGTCGCCGTACCTGGTGACGGGCCTGGTCGTCGCGGGCATCGTCCTCGGCGCGGCCGGGCTCGGCTGCTGCTTCGCCGCCGCGCGCCGCGGCTGGACCGTCCGTCCGCTGCCGCTCGTCTGGACGGGCCTCGCGGTGGCCGCCGCGTTCGCGTTCGTCCCGCCCGTCGGGTCCAGCGACCACCTGAACTACGCGTCGTACGGGCGGATGGCGGCCACCGGCCACGCCCCGTACACCACCACCGCCGCGGACGTCCCGCACGACCCGGTGATCGGCGCCGCCGAGGAGTGGCGGACGACGCCCAGCGTGTACGGGCCGATCACGACCGGCGGGCAGGCGTTCGCGTCGTGGATCGGCGGCGACTCGGTGAAGCTGACCGTGTTCGCGCTGTCCGCCGTCAACGTCGCGGCGTTCGCACTGACCGCGTGGATCCTCTACAAGACGTCCCGTACGCGCGCGCGCCGCCTGCGTACCGCACTGCTGTGGACGTGCAATCCGCTGTTGCTCTACCACCTAATCTCGGGCGGGCACAACGACGTCCTGGCCATCGCCCCCATGGTCGCCGCGCTCGCCGTGTTCACCGGACACGGCTGGGGACGGGCCCTGGCCGCGGGCGCGCTGACCGGTGCGGGCGCAGCGATCAAGCTGCCCGCGGCGCTCGTCGGCGGCGGCCCCGCGTGGCGCCTGCTGCGCGACCCGCACGCCCGGCTCCGCCTCCTCGCCCTGTTCGGCAGCGCGGGCGCCGCCGTCGCCGCCGCGTACGCGCTCGCCGGCCCGCACGCCCTCGACCAGATCAACCGGGCCAGCGACATGGTGTCGTTCGCGACCCCCTGGCACCTGCTGGACGACGCCATGGGCCGCGGCTCCAACCGCGACCTCATCAAACTCGGGGTGCTGGTGCTGGCCGTGACGCTGTTCGCGCTGCTCGTCCGGGCCCTGCCGGGCGACGGCGACACCGAGCACACCCGCGTCTCCACGGCGCTCGTCCTCGCCTGGCTCCTTGCCGCACCCTACGAACTGCCCTGGTACGACGGGTTCGGGTGGGCGCTCCTGGCCCTGCTGCCCTGGACGCGCATCGACTGGATCCTGCTCGCCCACACCACCGCGCTCAGCTTCGCCTACCTGCCCGCGCGCGCGCCGGAACTCACCGGAATGCCGGACGACCTGTCGTGGCTCTTCACGATCGTTCGGCCGACGGTCGTCCCGTGGACTCTCGTGGCGGTTCTTCTGGCCCTGGTGATTCTCTGCCTGCGTTCAGGTCGATCTCCAGCGACCGCAGCCCCGCCGCGAGCATCAGCGGCGTCGCGAGGCTGA
- a CDS encoding glycosyltransferase family 2 protein: protein MQDVAVIIPAKDEADRIADTVEAARELPGADLVVVVDDGSSDGTATAAERAGARVVRHGRNRGKGAAMESGAEAVKLLEDGREEARHLLFLDADLAGTAREAAPLVEPVRRGEADMSIATFSTTVKLGGHGIVVRVSREGIRRATGWEATQPLNGQRCLTRPAFEAARPLAAGFGVETALTIDLLRKGFRVTEVEVPLAHRATGTDWRAQAHRARQLRDVARALAVRDPAVAGRLARVRGHRP, encoded by the coding sequence ATGCAGGACGTAGCGGTGATCATTCCGGCCAAGGACGAAGCCGACCGCATCGCCGACACCGTCGAGGCGGCCCGCGAACTTCCGGGCGCCGACCTCGTCGTGGTCGTCGACGACGGATCGTCCGACGGAACCGCCACGGCGGCGGAACGGGCCGGGGCGCGCGTCGTGCGGCACGGCCGCAACCGCGGCAAGGGCGCCGCGATGGAGAGCGGCGCCGAGGCCGTCAAACTGCTCGAGGACGGCCGCGAGGAAGCGCGCCACCTGCTGTTCCTCGACGCCGACCTCGCCGGGACCGCGCGCGAGGCGGCGCCGCTCGTCGAGCCCGTCCGGCGCGGCGAGGCCGACATGTCCATCGCGACGTTCTCGACCACCGTCAAGCTCGGCGGCCACGGCATCGTCGTGCGGGTGTCCCGCGAGGGCATCCGCCGCGCCACCGGGTGGGAGGCCACCCAGCCGCTGAACGGGCAGCGCTGCCTCACCCGTCCCGCGTTCGAGGCGGCCCGGCCGCTCGCCGCCGGATTCGGCGTCGAGACCGCCCTCACCATCGACCTGCTGCGCAAGGGCTTCCGGGTGACGGAGGTGGAGGTGCCGCTCGCGCACCGCGCCACCGGCACCGACTGGCGCGCGCAGGCCCACCGCGCCCGGCAGCTCCGGGACGTGGCGCGCGCCCTGGCCGTCCGCGACCCCGCGGTGGCCGGGCGGCTGGCCCGGGTGCGCGGCCACCGCCCGTGA
- a CDS encoding STAS domain-containing protein, translating into MELNVSTASQGGHAVVTATGELDLYTAPRLQAALAGLLRDRVDQITVDMSGIEFCDSTGMNVLLSAMKRLKEHGGSLELAAPRPAVKRILQVTGLDSVFTVTEAAPAMDAG; encoded by the coding sequence GTGGAGCTAAACGTCTCGACCGCGTCTCAAGGGGGTCACGCCGTCGTCACGGCGACCGGCGAGCTCGACCTGTACACCGCGCCCAGGCTGCAGGCCGCGCTCGCGGGCCTGCTGCGCGATCGCGTCGACCAGATCACGGTCGACATGAGCGGCATCGAGTTCTGCGACTCGACCGGCATGAACGTGCTGCTGTCGGCCATGAAACGGCTCAAGGAGCACGGCGGCTCGCTCGAACTCGCCGCGCCGCGCCCGGCCGTGAAGCGGATCCTGCAGGTCACCGGGCTCGACAGCGTGTTCACCGTGACCGAGGCCGCGCCCGCCATGGACGCCGGCTGA
- a CDS encoding sensor histidine kinase KdpD — MIPFADLLLVVGYATLAAVVVAAVALGALHALRGRSVATQLVVVSAATVLAMICGILVISLLMLINDHDRSVVLAVVASAGLVAMAVSLLLGRRLVAANRALVEAVRADRFRPPTARLPAELAELSRELDAAYDRLAAAHEREQALEASRRELVAWVSHDLRTPLAGLRAMAEALEDEIVDDDATVRRYHSRIRIEAERLTEMVDDLFELSRIHAGALRLTRSHVGLADLVAETVAGTEALARAKGVRLHGDVRSAQPVQVDTGELGRALRNLVVNAIRHTPGEGTVQIVGEVDGGEARVTVADACGGIPEDDLPRVFDVAFRGEAARSPGGGAGLGLAIARGIVEAHAGRIGVANDGPGCRFEIRVPI, encoded by the coding sequence ATGATCCCCTTCGCCGACCTGCTCCTCGTCGTCGGCTACGCGACGCTCGCCGCCGTCGTCGTGGCGGCCGTCGCGCTCGGCGCGCTGCACGCCCTGCGCGGACGGTCCGTGGCGACGCAGCTCGTCGTGGTCAGCGCGGCGACCGTCCTGGCGATGATCTGCGGCATCCTCGTGATCTCGCTGCTGATGCTGATCAACGACCACGACCGGTCGGTCGTGCTCGCGGTGGTGGCGTCCGCGGGCCTGGTCGCGATGGCCGTCTCGCTGCTGCTCGGCCGCCGGCTCGTCGCCGCGAACCGCGCGCTGGTCGAGGCCGTCCGCGCGGACCGGTTCCGGCCACCGACGGCCCGGCTCCCCGCGGAACTGGCCGAGCTGTCCCGCGAACTGGACGCCGCGTACGACCGGCTCGCGGCCGCGCACGAGCGCGAGCAGGCCCTCGAAGCCAGCCGCCGGGAGCTGGTCGCGTGGGTCAGCCACGACCTGCGGACCCCGCTCGCCGGGCTCCGCGCGATGGCGGAGGCCCTCGAGGACGAGATCGTCGACGACGACGCGACCGTCCGCCGCTACCACTCCCGCATCCGGATCGAGGCCGAACGGCTCACCGAGATGGTGGACGACCTGTTCGAGCTGTCGCGCATCCACGCGGGCGCGCTCCGGCTGACCCGCAGCCACGTCGGACTCGCCGACCTCGTCGCCGAGACGGTCGCCGGCACCGAGGCCCTCGCCCGCGCCAAGGGCGTCCGCCTGCACGGCGACGTGCGCAGCGCCCAGCCCGTCCAGGTCGACACCGGGGAACTGGGCCGCGCGCTGCGCAACCTGGTGGTGAACGCGATCCGGCACACGCCGGGCGAGGGCACCGTGCAGATCGTCGGCGAGGTCGACGGCGGGGAGGCGCGGGTGACCGTCGCGGACGCCTGCGGCGGCATCCCCGAGGACGACCTGCCGCGCGTCTTCGACGTCGCGTTCCGCGGCGAGGCGGCGCGCAGCCCCGGCGGCGGCGCCGGCCTCGGCCTCGCCATCGCCCGCGGCATCGTCGAGGCCCACGCCGGCCGCATCGGCGTCGCCAACGACGGCCCCGGCTGCCGCTTCGAGATAAGAGTTCCCATCTGA
- a CDS encoding response regulator transcription factor, whose protein sequence is MTAPGRILVVDDDPTVAEVVARYLTRDGHEVTCVADGRTALRRALDRPPDLIVLDLMLPGMSGLDVCRRLRASSAVPIVMLTALGAETDRLAGLELGADDYVTKPFSPRELALRVKSVLRRSRGSVVPTGPDGPFRDGDLIVDVAAHEAGLRGEPLALTAREFDLLAFLVRHPRRAFTRDELLQQVWDWSFGDASTVTVHVRRLREKIEDDPTAPRRIVTVWGVGYRYEPAEAVAGA, encoded by the coding sequence ATGACGGCCCCGGGCCGCATCCTGGTCGTGGACGACGACCCCACGGTGGCGGAGGTCGTGGCCCGGTACCTCACCCGGGACGGGCACGAGGTGACCTGCGTCGCGGACGGCCGCACGGCGCTGCGCCGCGCCCTCGACCGCCCGCCGGACCTGATCGTCCTCGACCTGATGCTGCCCGGGATGAGCGGGCTCGACGTGTGCCGGCGGCTGCGCGCGTCTTCGGCCGTCCCCATCGTGATGCTCACCGCGCTCGGCGCCGAGACCGACCGGCTCGCCGGGCTGGAGCTCGGCGCCGACGACTACGTGACCAAGCCGTTCAGCCCGCGCGAGCTGGCGCTCCGGGTGAAGTCGGTGCTGCGCCGGTCGCGCGGCTCGGTCGTCCCGACGGGCCCGGACGGGCCGTTCCGCGACGGCGACCTGATCGTGGACGTCGCCGCGCACGAGGCGGGGCTGCGCGGCGAACCGCTCGCGCTCACCGCCCGCGAGTTCGACCTGCTGGCGTTCCTGGTCCGCCATCCGCGCCGCGCCTTCACCCGCGACGAGCTGCTGCAGCAGGTGTGGGACTGGTCGTTCGGGGACGCCTCGACGGTCACCGTCCACGTCCGGCGGCTCCGGGAGAAGATCGAGGACGACCCGACCGCGCCCCGCCGGATCGTCACGGTCTGGGGCGTCGGCTACCGCTACGAGCCCGCCGAGGCGGTGGCCGGCGCATGA
- a CDS encoding long-chain-fatty-acid--CoA ligase gives MPGLTEKLRERASSHPDRIAYIAGDTRISYADFDRRVDRAAAALAGAGVGRGDRVAILDKNSLEYAEQLFGAARIAAVQVPVNYRLAPDEVAYIVNNARAKVFIVGPEFVPVLDAVAGKLEHTTHMIVIGGEDGHAHLDYAAWMDAAPETAPDTEIATSDVFVQLYSSGTTGLPKGVMLTHDNFLSGLPMVKDAWDVDESSVLMVAMPMYHVAGNVLTVCAVHEGITGVIAREPDPTLIARAIEANRVTHIFLVPVLLQFMQLIPEVAEADLSSLELMIYGASPISEDVLRGAMRMLPNSGFMQVYGLTETTGAITMLPPEDHDPDGPNTHRLRSAGLPNAVTELRIVDPATGDDQPTGQVGEILCRTPQNMQGYWGMPDATSTALLDGGWFRTGDVGYLDEDGYLYMHDRVKDMIISGGENIYPAEVENVLMSHPEITDCAVIGVPHEKWGETPKAIVVASADLSEQAVIEYCRERLAHFKCPTSVEVRDEIPRNPTGKILKRELRAPYWEGEDRAVH, from the coding sequence GTGCCTGGTCTGACCGAGAAGTTGCGGGAGCGCGCGAGCTCGCACCCCGACCGCATCGCCTACATCGCGGGCGACACGCGGATCAGCTACGCCGACTTCGACCGGCGCGTCGACCGGGCCGCGGCGGCGCTCGCGGGCGCCGGGGTCGGCCGCGGGGACCGGGTCGCCATCCTCGACAAGAACTCGCTCGAATACGCCGAGCAGCTCTTCGGGGCGGCGCGGATCGCCGCCGTGCAGGTCCCGGTGAACTACCGGCTGGCGCCCGACGAGGTCGCCTACATCGTCAACAACGCGCGCGCGAAGGTGTTCATCGTCGGGCCCGAGTTCGTCCCGGTGCTGGACGCCGTGGCGGGCAAGCTCGAGCACACCACGCACATGATCGTCATCGGCGGCGAGGACGGGCACGCCCACCTCGACTACGCGGCGTGGATGGACGCCGCGCCCGAGACGGCGCCGGACACCGAGATCGCGACGTCCGACGTGTTCGTCCAGCTCTACTCGTCGGGCACCACGGGCCTGCCCAAGGGCGTGATGCTCACGCACGACAACTTCCTGTCCGGGCTGCCGATGGTGAAGGACGCCTGGGACGTCGACGAGTCGAGCGTCCTCATGGTCGCGATGCCGATGTACCACGTCGCGGGCAACGTCCTCACGGTGTGCGCCGTGCACGAGGGCATCACCGGCGTCATCGCGCGGGAGCCCGACCCGACGCTGATCGCCCGCGCGATCGAGGCGAACCGGGTCACGCACATCTTCCTCGTCCCGGTGCTGCTGCAGTTCATGCAGCTGATCCCCGAGGTGGCCGAGGCCGACCTGTCCAGCCTCGAGCTGATGATCTACGGCGCGTCGCCGATCAGCGAGGACGTCCTGCGCGGCGCCATGCGGATGCTGCCGAACAGCGGGTTCATGCAGGTCTACGGCCTGACGGAGACGACCGGCGCGATCACCATGCTGCCGCCCGAGGACCACGACCCGGACGGTCCGAACACGCACCGGCTGCGCAGCGCGGGCCTGCCCAACGCGGTCACCGAGCTCAGGATCGTCGATCCGGCCACGGGCGACGACCAGCCGACCGGGCAGGTCGGCGAGATCCTGTGCCGCACCCCGCAGAATATGCAGGGCTACTGGGGGATGCCCGACGCGACGTCCACCGCGCTGCTGGACGGCGGCTGGTTCCGCACCGGCGACGTCGGCTACCTGGACGAGGACGGCTATCTCTACATGCACGACCGGGTGAAGGACATGATCATCTCGGGTGGGGAGAACATCTACCCCGCCGAGGTCGAGAACGTGCTGATGAGCCACCCGGAGATCACCGACTGCGCGGTGATCGGCGTCCCGCACGAGAAGTGGGGCGAGACGCCGAAGGCCATCGTCGTCGCCTCGGCGGACCTGTCCGAGCAGGCGGTCATCGAGTACTGCCGCGAGCGCCTCGCGCACTTCAAGTGCCCGACCTCGGTCGAGGTGCGCGACGAGATCCCGCGCAACCCGACCGGCAAGATCCTCAAGCGCGAGCTGCGCGCCCCCTACTGGGAGGGCGAGGACCGGGCCGTCCACTAA
- a CDS encoding endonuclease/exonuclease/phosphatase family protein: MRTPRALIPLLSVTAAAAVVTIAGVGADIKGVPGGGGPAHADSVARELPSATVNAVTWNVCGDGGPECPLGTRPGELADRIAERAGETVVGGREVAPNAVLLQEVCAGQVDTLRETADLDAWSWKFAAYPDAPECADDQGRLGLAVGAAAALAETETEKLPAPDGAGRIALCGEVGAWSARLCVAQFTPSAADPSGEWRAEQAGALAEFAGTGRVVIGGDLADGPKSAALDPLYAAYNECDQGPGTTRTGDETRQDWRGTAVEKTDFIFMSKSASVSCGVPAEPEKASDHRPLSAAVRFR, translated from the coding sequence GTGCGTACCCCCCGCGCCCTGATTCCCCTGCTCTCGGTGACGGCCGCCGCCGCGGTCGTCACCATCGCCGGCGTAGGCGCCGACATCAAGGGCGTGCCCGGCGGCGGCGGTCCCGCGCACGCCGACAGCGTCGCGCGCGAGCTGCCCTCCGCGACGGTGAACGCGGTGACCTGGAACGTGTGCGGCGACGGCGGGCCCGAGTGCCCGCTCGGCACCCGTCCGGGCGAGCTGGCCGACCGGATCGCCGAGCGCGCCGGGGAGACGGTCGTCGGCGGGCGCGAGGTCGCCCCGAACGCCGTCCTGCTGCAGGAGGTCTGCGCCGGGCAGGTGGACACGCTCCGCGAGACGGCCGACCTCGACGCGTGGAGCTGGAAGTTCGCCGCCTACCCCGACGCTCCCGAATGCGCGGACGACCAGGGACGGCTCGGTCTCGCCGTCGGCGCCGCGGCGGCCCTCGCGGAGACGGAGACCGAGAAGCTGCCCGCCCCGGACGGCGCCGGACGCATCGCGCTGTGCGGGGAGGTCGGCGCGTGGAGCGCCCGCCTGTGCGTCGCGCAGTTCACGCCGTCCGCGGCCGACCCCTCCGGCGAGTGGCGGGCCGAGCAGGCCGGGGCGCTCGCGGAGTTCGCCGGGACCGGACGCGTCGTCATCGGCGGCGACCTCGCGGACGGGCCGAAGAGCGCGGCCCTCGACCCGCTCTACGCGGCCTACAACGAGTGCGACCAGGGTCCCGGCACCACCCGGACCGGCGACGAGACCCGGCAGGACTGGCGCGGCACCGCCGTCGAGAAGACCGACTTCATCTTCATGTCGAAGTCGGCGAGCGTGTCCTGCGGCGTCCCGGCGGAGCCCGAGAAGGCGTCCGACCACCGCCCCCTCTCCGCCGCCGTCCGCTTCCGCTGA
- the tuf gene encoding elongation factor Tu — MAKQIYERDKPHINIGTMGHVDHGKTTLTAAITRVLASRGLASSVPFEGIDRAPEERDRGITINIAHVHYSTATRHYAHVDMPGHADYVKNMITGAAQIDGAVLVVSAQDGAMPQTREHIVLARQVGVRHLVVALNKADMVEDTELLDLVELEVRELLSEYGFPGEDVPVVRVSGLRALEGDPYWEARIGDLLDAIDAHVPVPERVLDRPFLMPVENVLSITGRGTVVTGVVAQGAVRLRDEVEVVGLDERTLTSVVTGLETFGQSMEHAEAGDNTAILLRGVQRTDVRRGQVVSAPGSIRPHLRFRARVRVLTAAEGGRSRPFFHGYRPQFHFRTTDVVGGVDLGEGGMALPGDDVDMVVELGKPVAMTAGLGFAIREGGRTVGAGSVVELLD; from the coding sequence ATGGCCAAGCAGATCTACGAGCGGGACAAGCCGCACATCAACATCGGCACGATGGGGCACGTCGACCACGGCAAGACGACCCTGACCGCCGCGATCACCAGGGTGCTCGCGAGCCGCGGGCTGGCGTCGTCCGTCCCGTTCGAGGGCATCGACCGCGCGCCCGAGGAGCGCGACCGCGGCATCACGATCAACATCGCGCACGTGCACTACTCGACCGCGACCAGGCACTACGCCCACGTCGACATGCCGGGGCACGCCGACTACGTGAAGAACATGATCACCGGCGCGGCGCAGATCGACGGGGCCGTGCTGGTCGTGTCGGCGCAGGACGGCGCGATGCCGCAGACGCGCGAGCACATCGTGCTCGCGCGCCAGGTCGGGGTCCGGCACCTCGTGGTCGCCCTGAACAAGGCCGACATGGTCGAGGACACCGAGCTGCTCGACCTCGTCGAGCTGGAGGTCCGGGAGCTGCTGTCGGAGTACGGGTTCCCGGGCGAGGACGTCCCGGTCGTGCGGGTGTCCGGGCTGCGGGCGCTGGAGGGCGACCCGTACTGGGAGGCCCGGATCGGCGACCTGCTCGACGCGATCGACGCGCACGTCCCGGTGCCCGAGCGGGTGCTCGACCGGCCGTTCCTGATGCCGGTCGAGAACGTGCTGAGCATCACCGGGCGCGGCACCGTCGTCACGGGCGTCGTGGCGCAGGGCGCGGTGCGGCTGCGCGACGAGGTCGAGGTCGTCGGGCTGGACGAGCGGACGCTGACGTCCGTCGTCACCGGCCTGGAGACCTTCGGGCAGTCGATGGAGCACGCGGAGGCCGGGGACAACACGGCGATCCTGCTGCGCGGCGTCCAGCGGACGGACGTGCGGCGCGGCCAGGTCGTCAGCGCGCCGGGCTCGATCCGGCCGCACCTGCGGTTCCGGGCGCGCGTCCGGGTGCTGACGGCCGCCGAGGGCGGCCGGAGCAGGCCGTTCTTCCACGGCTACCGGCCGCAGTTCCACTTCCGCACCACCGACGTGGTCGGCGGCGTGGACCTCGGCGAGGGCGGCATGGCGCTGCCGGGCGACGACGTCGACATGGTCGTCGAGCTCGGCAAGCCGGTCGCGATGACCGCCGGGCTCGGCTTCGCGATCCGCGAGGGCGGCCGGACGGTCGGCGCCGGAAGCGTCGTCGAGCTGCTCGACTAG
- a CDS encoding MFS transporter, with translation MIGAHLSAATLLRVSAEGVATAVVLTVQARTGDAATAGFLQTAMTLPYVLSGPVIGHVLDRTARPRRLALLLAAGYAVATAVLLATAGRSPLVLALAVAAVIGCTEPVVVALTSLLPRFVPADRLSRAYGLEASSYNVAAIAGPGLAAGAAAFAGGGAYAGAAIVAAAIAGLCALPFLPFPPPPDRTDGAPPHAASIVTGGLAVLVRGRVLRALTVATTVAWLGFGGVAVTAVLTAGHLGAEPSAGGRLLVALAVGSLLGSLASSRLLTPRHAEPVMVAGLAGFGASLAAVAAAPSIAWATAAFVVAGLCEGPVFAATLMLRQREAPPDRLGQVNTTAGSLKIGASALGAALTAVLAGALGADGLVLAIAACQLAGAALGAVLLRVPREKSIDAVEKGP, from the coding sequence GTGATCGGCGCCCACCTGTCCGCGGCGACGCTGCTGCGGGTGTCGGCGGAGGGCGTCGCGACGGCCGTGGTCCTGACCGTCCAGGCCCGGACGGGCGACGCCGCGACCGCCGGGTTCCTGCAGACCGCGATGACGCTCCCGTACGTCCTCAGCGGGCCGGTGATCGGGCACGTCCTGGACCGGACGGCCCGCCCCCGCCGCCTCGCGCTGCTCCTGGCCGCCGGGTACGCGGTCGCGACGGCCGTGCTGCTCGCGACGGCCGGGCGGTCGCCGCTCGTCCTCGCGCTGGCCGTCGCGGCGGTGATCGGCTGCACGGAGCCGGTCGTGGTGGCGCTGACGAGCCTGCTGCCCCGGTTCGTCCCGGCGGACCGGCTGTCGCGGGCGTACGGGCTGGAAGCGTCGAGCTACAACGTCGCGGCGATCGCGGGCCCCGGGCTCGCGGCGGGCGCGGCGGCGTTCGCGGGCGGCGGCGCGTACGCGGGCGCGGCGATCGTCGCGGCGGCGATCGCCGGGCTGTGCGCGCTGCCCTTCCTGCCGTTCCCCCCGCCCCCGGACCGGACGGACGGCGCCCCGCCGCACGCGGCGTCGATCGTCACCGGCGGCCTGGCCGTCCTGGTGCGGGGCCGGGTGCTGCGGGCGCTGACGGTCGCGACGACCGTGGCCTGGCTGGGGTTCGGCGGCGTCGCGGTGACGGCCGTCCTGACCGCCGGGCACCTGGGCGCGGAGCCGAGCGCGGGCGGCCGGCTGCTGGTGGCGCTGGCGGTGGGCTCGCTGCTCGGCTCCCTCGCGTCGAGCCGGCTGCTGACGCCCCGGCACGCCGAGCCGGTGATGGTCGCGGGCCTCGCCGGGTTCGGCGCGTCGCTGGCGGCGGTCGCGGCGGCGCCGTCGATCGCGTGGGCGACGGCCGCGTTCGTCGTCGCGGGACTGTGCGAGGGGCCGGTGTTCGCGGCGACGCTGATGCTGCGGCAGCGGGAGGCGCCGCCCGACCGGCTCGGCCAGGTCAACACGACCGCGGGCAGCCTGAAGATCGGCGCGTCCGCGCTCGGCGCCGCGCTGACCGCCGTCCTGGCCGGTGCGCTGGGCGCGGACGGCCTGGTGCTCGCGATCGCCGCCTGCCAGCTCGCGGGCGCCGCGCTCGGGGCCGTCCTGCTGAGGGTGCCGCGCGAAAAATCGATCGACGCGGTGGAGAAAGGACCGTAA